From the genome of Drosophila melanogaster chromosome 2L, one region includes:
- the Charon gene encoding charon has protein sequence MKKVLLTKAQHIQPVVASSSDVLVIKPVGSLRVISISAPHSASTYIQRKSFQPVYEDIFKLLMKIPDKALTQRVIDAINESNNNDKVAISNHGKQCSCGVQKVDSSTQTDWDTEETHMPGITNNSCEAKGNRHSHMTSSSSEPIKPPVDPTKVPKKRGRKRNTCVPQVVKRSAAEMALKEREEKQLTPVITKRKKRDVTQAQNFESYQITNKTPVRRNSTLSDISFNSDELTRVENFISGNTEDRIIRIMANEFRKSHIMSEEGLLPIHEEILHGDVYGVKRQIFVCCHAKMDINELLTRDGEDCLELALTNDTDTEIVSLILDARMMTDHLYENSNTALHLAVINHINIESIRLLLRRIDLNSLLLTNDDGYTVLHLAVRNNQFLVVEAILDSIDERELGETVYRRTLEAANPNEWDEKGFAKYYDRACERLELNKTLLKNRAHKRDVINASEARGGNPPLFYAVEGEQEHLCYFLLAHLADPDEENLSGHSPKSYHYEYARTLRINLKVARVMEKVISILNT, from the exons ATGAAGAAGGTTCTATTGACCAAAGCCCAGCACATCCAACCAGTCGTCGCTAGTAGTTCGGATGTTTTGGTGATCAAACCAGTCGGTTCCCTGCGAGTGATATCCATCTCAGCGCCACATAGTGCCTCTACCTACATCCAGCGCAAGTCCTTCCAGCCCGTCTACGAGGACATCTTCAAATTACTCATGAAAATCCCAGACAAAGCCCTTACCCAAAGGGTGATCGACGCGATAAACGAGAGCAATAATAACGATAAGGTCGCTATCTCCAATCACGGTAAACAATGTTCGTGCGGAGTCCAAAAAGTCGATTCATCTACACAAACGGATTGGGACACCGAGGAAACGCATATGCCTGGCATTACAAATAATTCATGCGAAGCCAAAGGGAATAGGCATAGCCACATGACCAGTTCAAGTTCCGAACCTATAAAACCGCCAGTAGATCCGACCAAAGTTCCTAAAAAGCGCGGTAGAAAGCGAAACACCTGCGTGCCACAGGTGGTCAAGCGATCAGCGGCTGAGATGGCGCTTAAGGAGCGCGAGGAGAAGCAACTGACGCCCGTGATCACTAAACGGAAGAAAAGGGATGTCACC CAAGCGCAAAACTTCGAATCATATCAGATCACGAATAAAACCCCTGTACGCCGAAACTCTACCTTGTCGGATATATCGTTCAACTCCGATGAGTTGACCCGGGTGGAAAACTTTATAAGCGGAAACACCGAGGACCGCATTATACGCATCATGGCCAACGAATTCAGAAAGTCGCACATAATGTCCGAAGAAGGATTGCT ACCCATTCACGAGGAAATACTGCACGGCGATGTTTACGGCGTTAAGCGTCAGATATTTGTGTGCTGCCACGCGAAAATGGACATCAACGAACTACTCACCAGGGACGGCGAGGACTGCCTGGAACTTGCGCTGACGAACGACACGGACACCGAGATTGTATCGCTCATCCTGGACGCTCGCATGATGACCGACCACCTCTACGAGAACTCAAACACAGCTCTTCATCTGGCGGTGATAAACCATATAAATATAGAGTCCATTAGGCTGCTGTTGCGCAGAATCGATTTGAACAGTCTTCTGCTAACCAACGATGATGGTTATACAGTTTTGCACCTGGCAGTGCGCAATAACCAGTTCCTTGTTGTCGAGGCAATCCTTGATAGTATAGACGAGCGCGAGCTGGGGGAAACGGTGTACAGGAGAACCCTGGAGGCAGCGAATCCGAATGAGTGGGACGAGAAGGGCTTCGCCAAGTACTACGATCGTGCCTGCGAACGGCTGGAGCTGAACAAGACGTTGCTAAAGAACCGTGCACATAAGCGGGATGTCATCAATGCATCCGAGGCGAGGGGCGGAAACCCACCGCTTTTCTACGCCGTGGAAGGGGAGCAGG AACACTTGTGCTACTTCCTGCTTGCGCACTTGGCCGATCCCGACGAGGAGAACTTAAGCGGGCATTCCCCGAAATCGTATCACTACGAATACGCTCGCACGTTGCGCATCAACCTGAAAGTGGCGCGCGTCATGGAGAAAGTAATTAGCATACTGAATACTTGA
- the CG4887 gene encoding uncharacterized protein, isoform B: protein MDSSSRRSFSGGSENEGGRGSDYYRSRPGSRYSRSRSRSRERNRSHGGIRHRNSRSRSRDRDRSPVFRNDQHRGGRGGAGNGDPDLYHSLINDDYRDQDERNYNSRSNFENRQFRRHDSFDRRHRDRDGESDRELNDYEYEQRSRDLDSRDRSSTDRDWYHNRSRSREHSRPWNRNNNHDDRSRSNERNTRHRDHRMYNGGGSNHNRDRDRDRDREQDRERDRDRDRDRERRGSSDYDSDEGHMRRNKYRSTTEALNIIIIFGLTKEMTRADIMSELIKVNMEPACIRIIRKQGTDSSRGIAFVEFNTVEEAKQWMDITQGVLKLNDERVSMRYSHKRIQDWNCNKCGVCNFKFRFYCFVCKTSREDSETTFSSGSEGVDEVSTILTKKIMLRNLDALTNEEAVLTALQLHLKDLSKTVSKVLISRDSLTQASRGICYLHFDTLVDSMNVHNALTALDPPLTLDDRVVAITYCIDLEEQQALPKNPKELAVKDSTVNSGNISAVSPSGLGGNYTLADVPRLAEYSASLYASNPAEHAYYVQYYTEYYTADINKNNRDSHLTEANSGAAVALSAIQRKQKKMSSIETTITAAATAAAQAAAQVKATLAAQVASAPKGNDGKIYPTPDVTQYQYDETSGYYYDSTTGLYYNAHSQYYYNNETGAYLYWDQRRSTYVLATPASTQAALQEVLADAEQKGEEESKKAKEKEGGNKHDKVKVAKKIVKDMEKWAKQLNQKKDYTAVATPQPILANEVATTSRGNQGGYADVGFSILEKKERGKLNDYAPNPTVGPMNKLVNAYGGTSDSEEDNAASSQNTQSSAVVSGGGGAEESDYVDFHKLTCLLCKRAFQSLEILQKHLKMSTLHKENLAKLNQNTSSSIEEALAYRDRAKERRLKYGESDPPPPNRSRERFEQEIKTLQSRQKQSTSATPAMPISSSNVGSRLLQKMGWSEGQGLGRKNQGRTQIIEADGRSNYVGLGNKSGQMIPGNDYKSYIKKMMKQRYENA from the exons ATGGACTCGAGTAGTCGGCGCAGTTTTTCTGGTGGAAGTGAAAACGAGGGTGGACGGGGCAGCGACTACTATAGATCCAGGCCGGGGTCTCGATACAGTCGATCCAGGTCGCGTTCCCG TGAGCGCAACCGCAGCCATGGAGGAATCAGGCACCGGAACTCTCGCTCTCGAagtcgggatcgggatcggtcGCCCGTGTTCAGAAACGATCAGCATCGCGGTGGTCGAGGAGGAGCTGGTAACGGGGACCCCGACCTTTACCACAGCCTGATCAACGACGACTACAGGGATCAGGATGAGCGCAACTACAACTCCAGGAGCAACTTTGAGAATCGTCAGTTCCGGCGACATGATAGCTTCGACCGTCGGCATCGGGACCGAGATGGCGAGAGCGATCGGGAGCTAAACGACTACGAGTACGAACAGCGCTCCCGCGACTTGGACTCACGTGATCGTAGCTCCACGGACAGGGACTGGTATCACAACAGAAGTCGGAGCAGGGAACACAGCAGACCCTGGAACAGAAACAACAATCACGACGacagaagcagaagcaacGAGCGAAACAC GCGCCACCGAGATCACCGCATGTACAACGGCGGTGGCAGCAACCATAATCGCGATCGAGATCGAGATCGGGATAGGGAGCAAGACCGTGAACGTGATCGAGATCGAGATCGGGATCGTGAGAGAAGGGGCTCCTCAGATTACGACAGCGATGAAGGCCACATGCGCAGGAACAAATACCGATCCACCACTGAAGCCctcaatattattataatcTTCGGTCTTACCAAGGAAATGACCAGAGCAGAT attatGAGCGAGCTGATAAAGGTGAACATGGAGCCAGCGTGCATTCGCATTATCCGGAAGCAGGGAACAG ATTCATCACGCGGTATAGCGTTTGTCGAGTTTAACACCGTTGAGGAGGCAAAGCAATGGATGGATATTACACAG GGCGTTCTGAAGTTAAACGACGAGCGGGTGAGCATGCGGTACAGCCACAAGCGAATTCAGGACTGGAACTGCAACAAG TGTGGCGTCTGCAACTTCAAGTTTAGATTCTATTGCTTTGTGTGCAAAACATCCCGGGAAGACAGCGAAACCACCTTCTCCTCCGGTAGCGAGGGCGTGGACGAAGTCAGCACCATCCTCACCAAAA AGATCATGCTACGCAACCTGGACGCCCTGACCAACGAAGAGGCTGTGCTCACTGCCCTCCAACTTCACCTAAAGGATCTGAGCAAGACCGTGAGCAAGGTGCTAATTAGTCGGGATTCCTTGACGCAGGCATCGCGTGGAATTTGTTACCTTCACTTCGACACTCTTGTCGACTCGATGAATGTGCACAATGCCTTGACAGCGCTGGATCCTCCACTTACCTTGGACGACAGAGTTG TGGCCATTACCTATTGCATCGACTTGGAGGAGCAGCAAGCATTGCCCAAGAACCCTAAAGAATTGGCAGTTAAAGATTCAACTGTCAATAGCGGGAACATTTCAGCAGTTTCGCCCTCAGGATTGGGTGGAAACTATACTCTGGCCGATGTGCCACGACTCGCTGAATATAGTGCCTCCCTGTACGCTTCGAATCCCGCAGAGCACGCTTATTATGTCCAGTACTATACGGAGTACTACACGGCagatataaacaaaaataacaggGATTCCCATTTGACGGAAGCCAATTCCGGAGCAGCGGTTGCCCTCTCGGCCATCCAGCGCAAGCAGAAGAAGATGAGCAGTATCGAGACCACGATCACAGCGGCGGCCACAGCTGCCGCACAGGCAGCGGCGCAAGTGAAGGCCACATTGGCTGCTCAGGTGGCCAGTGCGCCCAAGGGCAACGATGGAAAGATATACC CCACTCCCGATGTGACGCAGTACCAGTATGATGAGACATCCGGCTACTATTACGACAGTACCACGGGTCTCTACTACAATGCCCACTCGCAGTACTACTATAACAACGAGACGGGCGCGTATCTTTACTGGGATCAGCGCAGGAGCACCTATGTGCTGGCCACGCCCGCCTCCACTCAGGCAGCTCTGCAGGAAGTCCTGGCCGACGCcgagcaaaagggggaggaGGAGTCCAAAAAGGCGAAGGAGAAGGAGGGTGGAAACAAGCACGACAAGGTTAAGGTGGCGAAGAAGATCGTCAAGGACATGGAGAAGTGGGCCAAGCAGCTAAACCAGAAAAAGGACTACACAGCTGTGGCCACGCCACAACCAATATTGGCGAACGAGGTAGCCACCACTTCGCGTGGCAATCAAGGGGGATATGCTGATGTGGGATTCTCCATTCTCGAGAAGAAGGAGAGGGGCAAGTTAAACGACTATGCGCCAAACCCGACTGTGGGTCCAATGAACAAGCTTGTCAATGCCTATGGCGGAACATCGGACTCTGAAGAGGACAATGCTGCGAGTTCGCAAAACACACAGAGTTCAGCGGTTGTAAGCGGCGGAGGAGGTGCTGAAGAGTCCGATTACGTGGACTTCCATAAACTGACATGCCTGCTCTGCAAGCGTGCCTTCCAATCGTTGGAAATACTCCAGAAGCACTTGAAGATGTCCACTCTGCACAAGGAGAACCTGGCCAAGCTCAATCAAAACACTAGCAGTAGCATCGAAGAGGCACTAGC CTATCGTGATCGTGCCAAGGAGCGCAGGCTGAAGTACGGCGAGAGCGATCCTCCCCCACCAAATAGGAGCAGGGAGCGATTCGAGCAGGAGATCAAGACACTGCAGTCGCGGCAAAAGCAGTCTACTAGCGCTACTCCAGCCATGCCCATCAGTTCGAGCAACGTGGGCAGTCGACTGCTCCAAAAGATGGGTTGGTCGGAGGGACAGGGACTGGGCAGGAAGAACCAGGGACGCACCCAGATCATAGAG GCGGACGGACGCTCCAATTACGTGGGCTTGGGCAACAAATCGGGACAGATGATACCGGGCAACGACTACAAATCCTATATAAAGAAGATGATGAAGCAGCGCTACGAGAATGCTTGA
- the CG31922 gene encoding uncharacterized protein translates to MGGKSYYCDYCCCFLKNDLNVRKLHNGGIAHAIAKSNYLKRYEDPKKILTEERQKTPCKRYFGSYCKFETYCKFTHYSGDNLRELEKLVLARKKRKSRKKTNKCKRWPWKTHLRKGLPPSLQPINPEKLKQTDFELSWG, encoded by the exons atggGTGGCAAAAGTTATTATTGCGActactgctgttgctttcTGAAAAACGATCTGAATGTGAGGAAATTGCACAATGGTGGTATTGCACACGCAATTGCAAAGAGCAACTATTTGAAGCGTTACGAGG ATCCCAAAAAGATTTTGACTGAAGAGCGGCAGAAAACTCCTTGCAAGCGATACTTTGGCAGTTACTGCAAGTTTGAAACATATTGCAAGTTTACCCACTATAGTGGCGATAATCTACGGGAACTGGAGAAGTTGG TTCTCGCTAGAAAGAAGAGAAAATCCCGAAAGAAAACCAACAAATGCAAGAGATGGCCCTGGAAAACTCATCTGCGAAAGGGATTACCCCCTTCCTTGCAACCCATTAACCCGGAAAAACTCAAGCAAACCGACTTTGAACTCAGTTGGggctaa
- the CG4896 gene encoding uncharacterized protein, isoform I yields MDSRYGHSFSGGNGNGSESGYRRYSRSRSRSRERSRDRNEYRRRNSRSRSRERSSHYRNDRSPDRDLYRDLINEDYEDQGNYNSRQNLDQRHGEDKYDRRHADSQGRRDHDSNYDKSGQDMDKDRDHRWKNYDRVSRERNHDDFDRGSERSSRSNDQRQFNNNGNSNSSSSYRDREKERDRDRRCSSDEDSDMASEFRQRGAYNSGSSVEPLNNIILFGLKKHVTEADIMGELIKVDLEPTSIRVMRKQQTGSPPTGRSSCHHAV; encoded by the exons ATGGATTCTCGATATGGTCACAGCTTCTCGGGCGGCAACGGAAACGGCAGCGAATCGGGCTACAGACGCTACAGTCgctcccgatcccgatccag GGAACGAAGTCGGGACCGCAATGAGTACAGACGTCGCAACTCCCGTTCGCGCAGTCGGGAGCGGTCCTCACACTATAGAAACGACCGCAGTCCGGATCGCGATCTGTACCGCGACCTGATCAACGAGGATTACGAGGATCAGGGAAACTACAACTCGAGACAGAACCTTGACCAGCGCCACGGCGAGGACAAATACGATCGTCGGCATGCTGATAGCCAGGGTCGCAGGGATCACGATAGCAACTACGACAAGAGTGGCCAGGATATGGATAAGGACCGCGATCACCGCTGGAAAAACTACGATCGCGTTTCGAGAGAGCGCAACCATGATGACTTCGATCGGGGATCGGAGCGCAGCAG CCGCAGCAATGACCAGCGGCAGTTCAATAATAATGGAAATAGTAACTCCAGCAGCAGTTACAGAGATCGCGAGAAGGAGCGCGATCGAGATAGACGGTGTTCCTCGGACGAGGACAGCGACATGGCCAGCGAATTCAGGCAGAGAGGTGCCTACAACAGTGGCAGCAGCGTTGAGCCCTTGAACAACATAATCCTCTTCGGTCTGAAGAAGCACGTCACGGAAGCAGAC ATCATGGGCGAGCTGATCAAGGTCGACCTGGAGCCCACATCCATTCGCGTGATGAGGAAGCAACAAACAG GGAGTCCTCCAACTGGGCGATCATCGTGTCACCATGCAGTATAG
- the CG4896 gene encoding uncharacterized protein, isoform J, protein MDSRYGHSFSGGNGNGSESGYRRYSRSRSRSRERSRDRNEYRRRNSRSRSRERSSHYRNDRSPDRDLYRDLINEDYEDQGNYNSRQNLDQRHGEDKYDRRHADSQGRRDHDSNYDKSGQDMDKDRDHRWKNYDRVSRERNHDDFDRGSERSSRSNDQRQFNNNGNSNSSSSYRDREKERDRDRRCSSDEDSDMASEFRQRGAYNSGSSVEPLNNIILFGLKKHVTEADIMGELIKVDLEPTSIRVMRKQQTGGLHFRVLHSI, encoded by the exons ATGGATTCTCGATATGGTCACAGCTTCTCGGGCGGCAACGGAAACGGCAGCGAATCGGGCTACAGACGCTACAGTCgctcccgatcccgatccag GGAACGAAGTCGGGACCGCAATGAGTACAGACGTCGCAACTCCCGTTCGCGCAGTCGGGAGCGGTCCTCACACTATAGAAACGACCGCAGTCCGGATCGCGATCTGTACCGCGACCTGATCAACGAGGATTACGAGGATCAGGGAAACTACAACTCGAGACAGAACCTTGACCAGCGCCACGGCGAGGACAAATACGATCGTCGGCATGCTGATAGCCAGGGTCGCAGGGATCACGATAGCAACTACGACAAGAGTGGCCAGGATATGGATAAGGACCGCGATCACCGCTGGAAAAACTACGATCGCGTTTCGAGAGAGCGCAACCATGATGACTTCGATCGGGGATCGGAGCGCAGCAG CCGCAGCAATGACCAGCGGCAGTTCAATAATAATGGAAATAGTAACTCCAGCAGCAGTTACAGAGATCGCGAGAAGGAGCGCGATCGAGATAGACGGTGTTCCTCGGACGAGGACAGCGACATGGCCAGCGAATTCAGGCAGAGAGGTGCCTACAACAGTGGCAGCAGCGTTGAGCCCTTGAACAACATAATCCTCTTCGGTCTGAAGAAGCACGTCACGGAAGCAGAC ATCATGGGCGAGCTGATCAAGGTCGACCTGGAGCCCACATCCATTCGCGTGATGAGGAAGCAACAAACAGGTGGGTTACATTTCCGTGTGTTACATTCGATTTAA